Proteins found in one Triticum aestivum cultivar Chinese Spring chromosome 4D, IWGSC CS RefSeq v2.1, whole genome shotgun sequence genomic segment:
- the LOC123095627 gene encoding pre-rRNA-processing protein TSR2, with amino-acid sequence MSASTSGGGGLSPQAAAALQEGIGLVFARWTALQMAVENEWGGRDSRAKADRLAADVLSFFTTSKGPYYFDDLEEMMFDNISEFFNADFEDGSVGEVAEQVLIMHEECLQNNYSSIEKLRNTRAQANAVSQSRMMVTDEGDDSSDDSSDDDDGDEPARADDMSVDEPKPCKPAPDADGWTVVPPKRGGRGKN; translated from the exons ATGTCGGCATCCACCAGCGGCGGCGGGGGGCTCTCGCCGCAGGCGGCCGCGGCGCTCCAGGAGGGCATCGGGCTGGTGTTCGCGCGGTGGACGGCGCTGCAGATGGCGGTGGAGAACGAGTGGGGCGGCCGCGACTCCCGCGCCAAGGCCGACCGGCTCGCCGCCGACGTCctctccttcttcaccacctccaaAG GTCCATATTATTTTGATGACTTGGAGGAGATGATGTTTGACAACATATCCGAATTCTTCAATGCTGACTTTGAGGATGGAAGTGTTGGGGAG GTTGCTGAACAAGTATTGATTATGCATGAAGAATGCCTGCAAAACAACTATTCGTCGATTGAGAAGCTAAGGAACACGCGTGCTCAAGCAAATGCTGTTTCCCAAAGTAGAATG ATGGTAACTGATGAAGGCGATGATAGCTCGGATGATAGCTCggacgatgacgacggcgatgaaccaGCCAGGGCAGATGATATGTCGGTGGATGAGCCAAAGCCTTGCAAGCCTGCCCCTGATGCTGACGGGTGGACTGTTGTGCCACCGAAGCGCGGCGGCCGGGGCAAGAATTAA